A part of Thermocrinis albus DSM 14484 genomic DNA contains:
- a CDS encoding NfeD family protein has protein sequence MRILLILFVLLVQGWGKVLIGQWDDVVSPVMEEYVKRAIREAEEGSFQIFVLKLNTPGGLETSMRKILQEIEKTPVVVVVYVYPPGGRAASAGAIITTFADVAAMAPGTNIGAAHPVQMGGDGEDKTLKEKALQDMLAFVRSMSQKKGRNATVLERMVKESLALTPQEALREGVIDLIASDEKELLRLLDGRTVVKHGRSIQLKTKDTQVVYIEQSFKEKFLMTVTNPTVAYLLLLIGFYGIFFELYNPGTVLPGAVGIISLLLGLYGLGIIGINWLGLLLLLAGIVLLVLELVTPFSGALAVAGSLAVAIGSFILVDPNSPYGRIPISLVVSMAVFTALFFLFIGRLGLQAQKRKKMTGAEELIGEEAEVITDFVKGKGKVMVKGEIWNAVSQEDLRKGDRVKILDVKGLTLYVGYKGEEEP, from the coding sequence ATGAGGATACTACTGATTCTTTTTGTTCTTTTGGTACAGGGCTGGGGCAAAGTGCTGATAGGACAGTGGGATGATGTGGTGAGTCCTGTTATGGAGGAGTACGTAAAGAGAGCCATAAGAGAAGCGGAGGAAGGATCCTTTCAGATCTTTGTTTTAAAACTCAACACACCGGGAGGGCTTGAGACCTCTATGAGGAAAATACTTCAGGAGATAGAAAAAACGCCGGTTGTGGTGGTAGTCTATGTGTATCCTCCGGGTGGTAGGGCTGCTTCTGCCGGTGCTATTATTACCACCTTCGCGGACGTGGCAGCTATGGCACCGGGCACCAATATAGGAGCGGCACACCCCGTGCAGATGGGAGGAGATGGAGAGGATAAAACTCTTAAAGAAAAAGCTCTTCAGGATATGTTGGCTTTTGTAAGAAGTATGAGTCAGAAGAAGGGAAGGAACGCTACTGTTCTGGAGAGGATGGTAAAAGAGAGTTTGGCCTTAACTCCCCAAGAAGCTCTCAGAGAAGGTGTTATAGACCTCATAGCTTCTGACGAAAAGGAACTTCTGCGCCTTCTAGACGGGCGTACGGTGGTAAAGCACGGCAGAAGTATTCAACTTAAGACAAAGGATACTCAGGTGGTATACATAGAACAGAGTTTCAAGGAGAAGTTTCTTATGACGGTTACAAACCCTACAGTAGCCTATCTGTTACTTCTGATAGGGTTTTACGGCATCTTCTTTGAACTTTATAACCCGGGTACCGTGCTACCCGGTGCGGTGGGAATCATCAGCCTCCTTTTGGGGCTCTATGGCCTTGGCATTATAGGAATCAACTGGTTGGGTCTTTTGTTGTTATTGGCAGGTATAGTCCTTCTGGTACTGGAACTTGTGACACCTTTCTCGGGAGCTCTGGCGGTGGCGGGTAGTTTGGCGGTTGCCATAGGATCCTTTATACTGGTGGATCCCAACTCTCCCTACGGTAGGATTCCCATAAGCTTGGTGGTCAGCATGGCGGTGTTTACCGCCCTATTCTTTCTGTTTATAGGACGTCTTGGGCTTCAGGCTCAGAAGAGGAAGAAGATGACAGGTGCTGAGGAGTTGATAGGAGAAGAGGCAGAGGTTATAACAGATTTTGTAAAGGGAAAAGGTAAAGTAATGGTGAAAGGTGAGATATGGAACGCTGTATCACAGGAAGATCTCCGCAAAGGTGACAGAGTGAAGATACTGGATGTGAAGGGCCTTACCCTCTACGTGGGTTATAAAGGTGAAGAAGAACCATAG
- a CDS encoding sigma-54-dependent Fis family transcriptional regulator: MRHSIEGRSLSVINQVAKTMSRTLSFKESVEEVLKTLYSFWDVKHSYVALYDKQSRLLRIVGAFGLTEEEIERGLFKKGEGIVGKVYKSGVPTVLSDLSIASYLNRTGLRNRLEGDETFIAVPIRVGEEIIGVLAIFKRFEKESVEEGLQLALILGTMLGMMYKLSQRVDEERREWEEEKRMLTEALSERYNLEGIIGRSTAMRNIMELVKKVAPTDITVLITGESGTGKSLLAKVIHFLSRRKDKPFVTINCSAIPETLLEAELFGYEKGAFTGAYTSKKGKFELADGGTVFLDEIGDMPLSLQPKLLRVIQDKEVEKLGGERTVKVDVRVIAATNRDLGQLVKNGLFREDLYYRLNVFPLHIPPLRERREDIPLLIDHFLRVLSARYNKKVSISPRAVELMMEYPWYGNVRELENLLERLVILKEGTITEKDLPSYFWVELQKDKPRSIPELVQNTEREEILKALQMTGYVKSRAAKLLGLTLRQLDYRIKKYGIEIKKI, encoded by the coding sequence ATGAGACACAGTATAGAAGGTCGCTCTCTAAGTGTGATTAATCAAGTGGCTAAGACGATGAGCAGAACCCTCAGTTTTAAGGAGAGCGTAGAGGAAGTTCTTAAGACGCTATACTCCTTTTGGGACGTTAAACACAGTTACGTGGCTCTCTACGATAAACAATCCAGGCTTCTTAGAATAGTGGGTGCCTTCGGTCTAACGGAAGAAGAGATAGAAAGAGGGCTTTTTAAAAAAGGAGAAGGTATAGTGGGGAAGGTGTACAAAAGCGGTGTTCCCACAGTACTTTCTGATCTCAGTATAGCCTCCTACCTTAACAGAACAGGTCTCAGGAACCGGTTGGAGGGTGACGAAACTTTCATAGCGGTACCTATAAGGGTAGGAGAAGAGATAATAGGTGTGCTGGCTATCTTTAAGAGGTTCGAAAAAGAGAGCGTGGAAGAAGGACTACAGCTTGCCCTCATATTAGGTACTATGCTGGGTATGATGTACAAACTGAGCCAGAGGGTGGACGAAGAAAGGAGAGAGTGGGAAGAAGAGAAGAGGATGTTGACGGAGGCTCTTAGTGAGCGTTACAACCTAGAAGGTATCATTGGCAGAAGCACCGCTATGAGGAATATAATGGAGCTTGTCAAAAAGGTGGCCCCCACTGACATAACGGTTCTCATAACGGGAGAAAGTGGTACAGGAAAGAGCCTTCTGGCCAAGGTTATCCATTTCCTCAGCCGTCGCAAAGATAAGCCCTTCGTTACCATAAACTGCTCTGCCATTCCTGAGACCCTCTTGGAGGCGGAACTCTTTGGCTACGAGAAAGGTGCCTTTACAGGCGCATACACCTCCAAGAAAGGGAAGTTTGAGTTAGCCGACGGTGGAACGGTATTTCTAGATGAGATAGGGGATATGCCCTTGAGCCTACAACCCAAACTCCTCAGAGTCATACAGGATAAAGAAGTGGAGAAGTTGGGAGGTGAGAGAACGGTTAAGGTAGATGTGCGAGTGATAGCTGCCACCAACAGAGATTTGGGACAGTTGGTAAAGAACGGTCTCTTCAGAGAGGATCTTTACTACCGCCTTAACGTTTTTCCTCTCCACATACCACCTTTGAGGGAAAGAAGAGAGGATATACCTCTTTTGATAGATCACTTCCTGAGGGTTCTTTCCGCACGGTACAACAAGAAGGTGAGTATATCACCTCGTGCGGTGGAACTTATGATGGAGTACCCGTGGTACGGAAACGTGAGAGAGCTGGAGAATCTATTGGAACGCCTCGTTATCCTTAAGGAAGGCACCATAACGGAGAAAGATCTCCCCTCGTACTTTTGGGTAGAGCTCCAGAAAGATAAACCGAGAAGCATACCGGAGTTAGTCCAAAATACAGAAAGAGAAGAGATCCTTAAGGCCCTTCAGATGACAGGATACGTAAAATCAAGAGCAGCCAAGCTTTTGGGTTTAACTCTGCGCCAGCTGGACTATAGGATAAAGAAGTACGGAATAGAAATAAAAAAGATATAA
- a CDS encoding bile acid:sodium symporter family protein yields MREIVGILVILGFVLIGFFFSSTLANLKGFVVPLLVLVMWSVGFSMREEDLMKVIKSPLLVTYGAFVHYTVMPLLAYVLSHLLKLDKDLYVGMILVGASPSGTASNVLTYMAGGNLPYAVGVTVFSTLLSPIMTPLWTYLLAGHVVEVDLLKLAKEALAVVVLPVVLGFSLRRTFPQLSKLESFFPVFSILVIGLIVGVVVAVSKDRILQVSVPLFVAVFLHNLMGLALGFFIGKLTGLDRYMARTLSIEVGTQNSGLAVALALSNFSPSSALPGAVFSVVQNVNGLLLAHIYRRWL; encoded by the coding sequence ATGCGGGAAATAGTGGGGATACTGGTCATTCTGGGTTTTGTCCTGATAGGTTTCTTCTTCAGCTCAACGTTGGCTAACTTGAAAGGGTTTGTTGTGCCCCTTTTGGTGTTGGTTATGTGGAGTGTAGGTTTTTCTATGAGAGAAGAGGACCTGATGAAGGTTATAAAGTCTCCTCTGTTGGTTACTTACGGAGCCTTTGTTCACTACACCGTTATGCCACTTTTGGCCTATGTTTTGTCCCATTTACTCAAGCTTGATAAAGATCTTTACGTAGGTATGATACTGGTAGGTGCTTCTCCCAGCGGTACAGCTTCCAACGTGCTCACTTACATGGCGGGAGGTAATCTTCCTTACGCGGTGGGTGTAACGGTCTTCTCTACTCTACTGTCACCTATAATGACACCTCTCTGGACTTACTTGCTGGCCGGCCACGTGGTGGAGGTAGATCTTTTAAAACTGGCCAAGGAGGCCTTGGCGGTTGTGGTGTTGCCGGTGGTATTGGGGTTTTCACTGAGGCGTACGTTCCCTCAGCTCAGCAAGCTGGAATCTTTCTTCCCAGTTTTCTCTATATTGGTTATAGGTCTTATAGTGGGTGTGGTGGTAGCTGTCAGTAAGGATAGAATACTGCAGGTGTCTGTGCCACTTTTCGTGGCGGTTTTTCTTCATAATTTGATGGGACTCGCGTTGGGTTTTTTCATCGGCAAACTCACGGGTCTGGACAGGTACATGGCAAGAACTCTGTCCATAGAGGTGGGTACTCAGAACTCAGGACTGGCGGTAGCCTTAGCTCTCAGTAACTTTTCTCCCAGCTCTGCACTGCCAGGTGCTGTCTTTAGTGTAGTGCAAAATGTGAACGGACTACTGCTGGCACATATTTATAGAAGATGGTTATAA
- a CDS encoding TraR/DksA family transcriptional regulator, producing MYSSQELSELKEKLLEEKRKLLERVQKMEDTQARIGEEVKEPGDLEDISQMTYTQEVLDNLSSREVFLLREIDYALQKMQAGTYGICEYCGEYIELERLRAIPWTRYHAQCAEKVEEEGIMPTYTVPGGFEGTIPEDIEIQREDITEA from the coding sequence ATGTACAGCAGCCAGGAGCTCAGTGAACTGAAAGAGAAACTTTTGGAGGAGAAGAGAAAACTTCTGGAGAGGGTACAGAAGATGGAAGACACGCAGGCCAGAATAGGGGAGGAGGTGAAAGAGCCCGGAGATCTTGAAGACATAAGCCAGATGACCTACACGCAGGAAGTTCTGGACAATCTCTCCTCCCGCGAGGTTTTCCTACTGAGAGAGATAGACTATGCCCTTCAGAAAATGCAGGCAGGAACGTACGGTATATGTGAGTACTGTGGCGAGTATATAGAACTGGAAAGACTGAGAGCCATACCGTGGACCCGTTATCATGCTCAGTGTGCGGAGAAAGTGGAAGAGGAGGGTATAATGCCCACCTATACGGTACCCGGAGGCTTTGAGGGAACCATACCGGAGGACATAGAGATTCAAAGAGAAGACATCACAGAGGCATGA
- a CDS encoding iron-containing alcohol dehydrogenase produces MKFEFYLPVEVIFGVGSLNRLGEVARRFGFKAILVTGRQSARKSGALEKAIDSLKRHGIKEVLVFDEVEPNPTDTTVNQLSRLIVEEKVDFIVGLGGGSALDVAKASSLVSSNEGSAWDYVNYPEGPRLIPFLNRPVICVPTTAGTGSEVNRYSVISSPVRKEKMVISHSLNYPKAAIVDPELTVSMSRKLTAVTGVDAFMHALEAFTNRVEDTFADHLAITALSIIKEWLPIALEEPENLKARAQMSYAATLAGIAIDRKRVALIHGMEHPVSAHYPHVAHGEGLAALAPAVTEFNYRGNPEKYKVVAEVLGCGSEPHRAVDCVVRFLEKVGLLITLKDLGVEKEKLERLAEDVYLLARGLFLINPVEPSIEDIYKLYEKAYG; encoded by the coding sequence ATGAAGTTTGAGTTTTATTTGCCGGTAGAAGTTATCTTTGGAGTTGGATCTCTCAACCGACTGGGTGAGGTAGCCAGGCGTTTTGGTTTCAAGGCCATTTTGGTGACAGGAAGGCAGAGTGCCCGCAAGAGCGGTGCTTTGGAAAAAGCGATAGATTCTCTGAAAAGACATGGCATAAAGGAAGTTTTGGTTTTTGATGAGGTAGAGCCCAATCCAACCGATACCACCGTTAACCAACTGAGCAGGTTGATTGTGGAAGAAAAGGTGGACTTTATAGTGGGATTGGGGGGAGGTAGTGCCTTGGATGTTGCCAAGGCATCTTCCTTAGTTTCCTCTAACGAAGGCTCTGCGTGGGACTACGTCAATTACCCAGAGGGTCCAAGACTTATCCCTTTTCTAAACAGACCTGTCATATGTGTACCCACCACAGCAGGTACAGGTAGCGAAGTGAACCGTTACTCTGTCATATCGAGTCCCGTCAGAAAGGAGAAGATGGTAATATCCCACTCTCTCAACTACCCTAAGGCGGCCATAGTGGATCCTGAACTGACTGTCAGCATGAGCAGAAAGCTCACCGCTGTAACTGGTGTTGATGCCTTTATGCACGCCTTGGAAGCCTTCACCAACCGCGTGGAAGATACCTTTGCTGATCACTTAGCCATCACAGCTTTATCCATCATAAAAGAATGGTTGCCTATAGCTCTGGAAGAGCCGGAGAATCTTAAAGCGAGAGCCCAGATGAGTTATGCTGCCACACTGGCGGGAATAGCGATAGACAGAAAGAGGGTCGCCCTCATACACGGGATGGAGCATCCTGTTTCTGCTCACTATCCTCATGTAGCTCACGGAGAGGGACTTGCTGCGCTTGCACCTGCGGTTACCGAATTCAACTACAGAGGTAACCCGGAAAAGTACAAGGTAGTGGCTGAAGTTCTCGGATGTGGGTCTGAACCGCACAGAGCTGTGGACTGCGTGGTAAGGTTCTTAGAAAAAGTGGGTCTTCTGATTACCCTGAAAGACCTAGGTGTAGAAAAGGAGAAATTAGAAAGACTTGCTGAGGACGTTTACTTACTGGCAAGGGGTCTGTTTTTGATAAACCCGGTGGAACCTTCCATAGAAGATATCTACAAACTCTACGAAAAGGCCTACGGCTGA
- a CDS encoding 6-pyruvoyl trahydropterin synthase family protein: MPWRVVVKRQFNAAHFLTDYHGAPEPLHGHTWCVEIHIRADSLDKGGMGVDFVEIDRFLKDILPDYKLLNEVFEFSPSAENVARWLFEKVKERFPTLEKVVVWETENCGAEYWEEE, encoded by the coding sequence ATGCCGTGGCGCGTTGTGGTAAAACGCCAGTTTAACGCTGCCCATTTCCTCACCGACTATCATGGTGCGCCAGAACCTCTTCATGGACATACATGGTGCGTTGAGATCCATATCAGAGCAGACAGTTTGGACAAAGGAGGTATGGGTGTGGATTTTGTGGAGATAGACCGGTTTCTGAAGGATATCCTTCCCGATTATAAACTTCTCAACGAGGTTTTTGAGTTCTCACCCAGTGCGGAGAACGTAGCTCGCTGGTTGTTTGAAAAGGTAAAGGAAAGGTTTCCCACACTGGAAAAAGTGGTGGTGTGGGAAACCGAAAACTGCGGTGCAGAGTACTGGGAGGAAGAGTGA
- a CDS encoding TldD/PmbA family protein has product MDAKELLKEKAGYILSRLMGSGGQYGEIFYERSRICRMHLEDNRIQKIQWGIDEGVGLRLIKDGNTYYGYTTNITFENLMELAKLVSRGEDHGPIAIGKIYRKSFNPVLLDPDQLDLSYRKEILLRANDAARRLGGRIKQVTAVLMDKTRDIMVINTLGERAEDLQKRVVFFTEVVASDGQQLQRGYESLGGTKGFEIFEEKPPEMIAEIAARRALLLLEAKPAPAGSFTVVMSAQAGGTMIHEAVGHGLEADLVQKGLSVYAGKLGERVASPLVTVLDDATLEGLNGSFGVDDEGVPAQRKVLIENGYLVGFMYDRMTALKEGKSSTGNGRRQSYAHIPIVRMTNTFIQAGDTDPQDIIKDTKKGVLVVKMGGGEVNTVTGDFVFEVMEGYLIENGEITYPIKSATLIGNGPKALQDVDAVGRDLGWAIGTCGKDGQGVPVSDAQPTIRIRSLVVGGTEVIS; this is encoded by the coding sequence ATGGATGCAAAGGAACTTTTAAAGGAGAAGGCAGGTTACATTCTGTCGCGCCTTATGGGTTCAGGTGGTCAGTACGGTGAGATCTTTTACGAGAGATCCCGTATCTGCCGTATGCATTTGGAGGACAACCGTATACAAAAGATACAGTGGGGTATAGATGAGGGAGTAGGTCTCCGACTCATAAAGGATGGAAACACCTACTATGGTTACACCACCAACATAACCTTTGAAAACCTGATGGAACTGGCCAAGTTGGTCTCCAGGGGAGAGGATCACGGACCTATAGCCATTGGCAAGATTTACAGGAAGTCCTTCAACCCTGTGTTACTGGATCCTGATCAGTTGGACCTGTCTTACAGGAAGGAGATACTTCTTAGAGCCAACGATGCGGCGCGCCGGTTGGGTGGCAGGATAAAACAGGTGACAGCTGTCCTTATGGACAAAACCAGGGATATTATGGTGATCAACACACTGGGAGAAAGGGCAGAAGATCTACAGAAGAGGGTGGTGTTCTTTACGGAAGTGGTGGCCAGTGATGGACAACAGTTACAGAGGGGATACGAATCTTTGGGTGGTACCAAGGGTTTTGAGATCTTTGAGGAAAAGCCTCCTGAAATGATAGCGGAGATAGCTGCCCGAAGGGCATTACTTTTATTGGAAGCAAAGCCAGCTCCTGCAGGCAGTTTTACGGTGGTTATGTCTGCTCAAGCTGGTGGCACCATGATTCACGAGGCCGTGGGGCACGGCTTGGAGGCGGATCTTGTTCAGAAAGGCCTCTCAGTTTACGCAGGTAAGCTGGGTGAAAGGGTAGCTTCTCCCCTCGTGACGGTGTTGGACGATGCCACGCTGGAAGGTCTCAATGGATCCTTTGGTGTGGATGACGAAGGTGTACCTGCTCAGAGAAAGGTACTGATAGAAAATGGCTACCTGGTAGGTTTCATGTACGACAGAATGACGGCACTTAAGGAAGGGAAAAGTTCTACAGGTAACGGAAGGAGACAAAGTTATGCTCACATACCCATAGTGCGCATGACTAACACCTTCATACAGGCGGGAGATACAGATCCTCAAGACATAATAAAGGACACTAAGAAGGGTGTTCTGGTGGTGAAGATGGGTGGAGGTGAAGTGAATACTGTTACGGGAGACTTCGTGTTTGAGGTGATGGAAGGTTACCTGATAGAGAACGGGGAGATAACCTACCCTATAAAGTCAGCTACCCTCATAGGTAATGGTCCTAAGGCTCTTCAGGATGTGGACGCGGTAGGTAGGGATTTGGGATGGGCTATAGGAACGTGTGGTAAAGATGGACAAGGTGTGCCTGTTTCCGATGCGCAACCTACCATACGTATAAGATCCCTCGTGGTAGGTGGAACCGAGGTGATCTCATGA
- a CDS encoding V4R domain-containing protein, with amino-acid sequence MKELEAVSKIRVFLKEEGFIVPKKPLQEFYSNIVRLSGLGIGGILHMSGKKAGKIAGNLLKDIMGPGESSVEEIELYLKVFLEEAGICRVKSWEHVDGLIRLRIEGSVFAEGQESKKPVCIPLQGALAGVLEELTGKRWECKELECEAQGKDSCLFELRVEK; translated from the coding sequence ATGAAGGAGCTGGAGGCTGTTTCTAAGATCAGGGTGTTCCTAAAAGAAGAGGGATTTATAGTACCCAAAAAACCCTTGCAAGAGTTCTATTCCAACATAGTACGTCTGTCGGGTTTGGGTATAGGAGGTATACTTCACATGTCGGGTAAGAAGGCGGGAAAGATAGCTGGGAACCTCCTGAAGGACATCATGGGACCTGGGGAGTCTTCCGTGGAAGAGATAGAGCTTTACCTTAAAGTGTTTCTTGAAGAAGCGGGTATATGCAGAGTGAAGAGTTGGGAGCATGTGGATGGGTTGATAAGACTCCGTATTGAGGGTTCTGTCTTCGCAGAAGGTCAGGAAAGTAAGAAACCGGTGTGTATACCCCTGCAGGGTGCTCTTGCCGGTGTACTGGAGGAGCTGACGGGAAAAAGGTGGGAATGTAAAGAGCTGGAATGTGAAGCTCAGGGAAAGGATAGTTGTCTTTTTGAGTTGAGGGTAGAGAAGTGA
- a CDS encoding FAD-dependent oxidoreductase: MIKSYDVIVVGSGPGGFNVSLPLARAGLKVALVEGNLLGGTCLNRGCIPKEGMYRIAREVLSLRRKLGTKVKPDFMKALDYVRRRVEKIRENARFLLKREGVEFIEGYAYMVDEQTVKVSRNRYLKGKFLVLACGSLPLEEPSVEDVLTGKLVPKGKVMVVGSGASACELAFILSVFGFDTYLKVQDRLLKDYPVEEDIVEKLERELELCGVKITTTEVDADIRIMATGRRPGLHRELFPFLQMDEDGYVKVDDTMRTNLPYVYAVGDVTRPMGATHALAKARVACQAILGLETKYEPHRVPTVICSALELAFVGKGTKGKKYIKTFNANTKSYVNGWGGVVQLIVDEDGRLSHVTLLGVDVSEVINAVCPFIDNPLWYDRMYSMVFSHPSLCEIFTDFAQDVFLPRD, encoded by the coding sequence GTGATAAAAAGTTACGACGTTATCGTAGTAGGAAGCGGTCCGGGAGGGTTCAACGTGTCACTTCCCCTCGCCAGGGCCGGCTTAAAGGTGGCCCTTGTGGAGGGGAACCTTTTGGGTGGTACGTGCCTCAACAGAGGATGTATACCTAAGGAAGGTATGTACAGGATAGCTCGCGAGGTTCTCTCTCTTAGAAGGAAGCTAGGTACAAAGGTAAAACCTGACTTTATGAAAGCGCTAGATTATGTAAGAAGGAGGGTGGAGAAGATAAGGGAAAACGCACGGTTCCTGTTAAAGAGAGAGGGAGTAGAGTTCATAGAGGGTTATGCTTACATGGTGGATGAGCAAACGGTGAAAGTTAGCAGGAACAGGTACCTGAAGGGAAAATTTTTGGTACTGGCATGTGGTTCACTACCGTTAGAAGAGCCTTCTGTAGAGGATGTGCTCACGGGAAAGTTGGTTCCTAAGGGAAAAGTTATGGTGGTGGGGTCTGGAGCGAGTGCCTGTGAGCTTGCCTTCATACTTTCCGTATTTGGCTTTGACACGTACCTCAAGGTACAAGATAGGCTCCTCAAAGACTACCCTGTGGAAGAAGATATTGTAGAAAAGTTGGAGAGAGAGTTGGAGTTGTGCGGTGTAAAGATAACCACCACGGAGGTTGATGCGGATATTAGAATAATGGCTACAGGTAGAAGGCCTGGCCTTCACAGAGAGCTTTTTCCTTTTCTACAAATGGATGAAGATGGCTACGTAAAAGTAGATGATACTATGAGGACAAACCTTCCTTACGTCTATGCTGTCGGTGATGTTACGAGACCTATGGGTGCGACACATGCTTTAGCCAAGGCGCGGGTAGCTTGCCAAGCTATACTGGGACTGGAAACAAAGTACGAACCTCACAGAGTGCCTACCGTCATATGTTCTGCCCTTGAACTAGCCTTTGTAGGCAAGGGTACGAAGGGTAAAAAGTACATTAAGACCTTTAATGCTAATACAAAAAGCTACGTGAACGGGTGGGGAGGTGTTGTTCAGTTAATAGTGGATGAGGATGGTAGACTAAGCCACGTGACACTTCTAGGAGTTGATGTAAGTGAAGTGATAAATGCGGTTTGTCCCTTTATAGATAATCCACTGTGGTACGACAGAATGTACTCCATGGTCTTCTCTCATCCATCTCTCTGTGAAATATTCACTGACTTTGCTCAGGATGTTTTTCTTCCCAGAGACTAA
- a CDS encoding molybdenum cofactor biosynthesis protein MoaE: MFPRVYLGVEWFGPEAIFSHYTPPPDCGASCVFLGIARSAPEDGDVTELHYEAFHEMALKVMEEIRKEALKKFGVREIFVHHRLGVVKVGEASFLVAVFGGHREETFGACRYVVDEVKKRVPIWKKEVFSDGTGKWVMGA, encoded by the coding sequence ATGTTTCCACGTGTCTATCTGGGTGTGGAATGGTTCGGACCAGAGGCCATATTCTCCCACTACACACCTCCTCCTGATTGTGGAGCCAGCTGTGTTTTTCTGGGTATAGCTAGATCCGCTCCGGAAGATGGGGATGTGACAGAACTCCACTACGAAGCTTTTCACGAGATGGCCCTGAAGGTTATGGAGGAGATAAGAAAGGAAGCGCTGAAAAAGTTTGGCGTTAGAGAAATCTTCGTACATCATAGGCTGGGGGTGGTGAAAGTAGGCGAGGCATCCTTCTTGGTGGCTGTCTTCGGTGGACACAGAGAGGAGACTTTCGGAGCATGTAGGTACGTGGTGGATGAGGTGAAAAAGAGGGTACCTATATGGAAGAAGGAGGTTTTCTCTGACGGTACAGGAAAGTGGGTGATGGGTGCATGA
- the moaA gene encoding GTP 3',8-cyclase MoaA, whose amino-acid sequence MIRDSLGRELRDLRISVTDRCNFRCSFCMPDGHQYEFFPKEEILTFEEITRVVKVSKSLGVRKVRITGGEPLLRRDIEKLISMISPFVEDVSLTTNGFLLKEKASSLKEAGLKRVTVSFHSLRDEVFSALVGRSVRVAHILEGIEEAIKVGLTPVKVNVCVVKGINDDEILSIAKFFKDMGVVVRFIEFMDVGNLNGWSLDKVVSAQEIVNTIAQHMKIRPIGRSYRGETALRYVYEDDGREFGVIASVTQPFCGDCNRLRLTADGKLLTCLFATDGHDIKKLLRMGASDEELAEFIVEVWQGRKDRYSEERLLLLQKGSVPRKVEMFKVGG is encoded by the coding sequence ATGATTAGAGACAGTCTGGGTAGGGAGCTGAGAGATCTTCGTATATCGGTAACCGACCGATGTAACTTTCGGTGTAGTTTCTGTATGCCCGACGGACATCAGTACGAGTTTTTTCCTAAGGAAGAGATCCTCACCTTTGAGGAAATAACACGCGTGGTGAAAGTGTCCAAAAGTTTGGGTGTAAGAAAAGTGAGAATAACGGGTGGAGAACCCCTTCTTAGGAGAGATATAGAGAAGCTCATCTCTATGATAAGCCCTTTTGTGGAGGATGTGAGTCTTACCACCAACGGTTTTCTACTTAAGGAGAAGGCCAGTTCTTTAAAAGAGGCAGGACTCAAGAGGGTTACTGTAAGTTTTCATTCTCTTAGAGATGAGGTGTTTTCAGCATTGGTAGGTAGAAGCGTGAGGGTTGCCCATATTCTGGAAGGTATAGAGGAGGCCATCAAGGTAGGCCTTACACCGGTGAAGGTGAACGTATGCGTAGTGAAGGGAATAAACGACGACGAGATCCTGTCTATAGCTAAGTTTTTCAAAGATATGGGCGTTGTGGTAAGGTTCATAGAGTTTATGGATGTGGGGAATCTGAACGGTTGGTCTTTGGATAAGGTGGTGTCCGCACAGGAAATAGTAAACACAATAGCCCAACACATGAAGATAAGACCCATAGGGAGAAGTTACAGGGGAGAAACGGCCTTAAGATATGTGTACGAAGATGATGGGAGAGAGTTCGGTGTTATAGCCTCTGTAACTCAACCTTTCTGCGGAGACTGTAACAGATTGAGGCTTACCGCAGATGGTAAACTCCTCACGTGTCTGTTTGCTACAGATGGTCACGACATTAAAAAGCTCCTCAGGATGGGTGCTTCCGACGAAGAACTGGCAGAGTTTATAGTGGAGGTTTGGCAAGGAAGGAAGGACAGGTACTCGGAGGAGAGGCTCCTCCTCCTTCAGAAGGGTAGTGTACCCAGAAAGGTGGAGATGTTTAAAGTAGGTGGCTAG